One region of Culex pipiens pallens isolate TS chromosome 2, TS_CPP_V2, whole genome shotgun sequence genomic DNA includes:
- the LOC120424085 gene encoding SET domain-containing protein SmydA-8-like has product MSAELYKVLECPEMGRYGVASRDLRAGEIAYEDTPFAIGPSVGSAPLCLECACPVDGCAGGARCPRCGWPLCEECGAESEASVYHKAECELFAKHGVKFQNVEDSSEACVQLDCITPLRVLLAKEANPDRWNAEIVMMEDHRAERDGNAFWKADQSNVVAFLRDSCGLKDRCSEELIQKAIGILDVNAFEAHTCSLRGLYPKMGIMAHSCVTNVAHTVHPSKGYRLIARAAVDIEEGAMLCTTYTHLLAGTRTRQAELQRTKYFTCQCKRCLDPTELGTHFSSMKCQKCDNGLVESTKPTDEEAEWKCTHCEHKLKGALIAKAIQVMQAEIDELAYMEYGSERLESFERVFKKYRSLLHPLHFINTSIRHSLIELYGRIPGYMMQELPDILLERKIELCKDILRVIDVFEPGKSRSRAMLLYELHAPIVVLAQSEFSQGSLGGEPLKKRLQEAVRLLEECTEMLEWEDPTTPEGTLADVAKQSLVQLKRTVQVLP; this is encoded by the exons ATGAGTGCGGAACTGTACAAGGTGCTGGAATGTCCGGAGATGGGCCGGTACGGAGTGGCGTCCCGTGACCTGCGAGCTGGAGAAATTGCCTACGAGGATACGCCGTTTGCGATCGGACCGAGCGTTGGGAGTGCGCCGTTGTGCTTGGAGTGTGCCTGCCCGGTAGATGGCTGTGCCGGCGGAGCTCGATGTCCCCGGTGTGGATGGCCACTGTGCGAAGAGTGTGGAGCTGAGAGTGAAGCAAGTGTGTACCACAAGGCAGAGTGCGAGTTGTTTGCGAAGCACGGAGTCAAGTTTCAAAATGTGGAAGATTCTTCCGAAGCGTGTGTACAGTTGGATTGCATAACTCCGTTGAGGGTGTTGCTCGCGAAGGAAGCCAACCCAGACCGGTGGAATGCGGAAATCGTCATGATGGAAGATCATCGGGCAGAGCGAGACGGAAATGCCTTCTGGAAGGCGGATCAGAGCAACGTGGTAGCATTTCTGCGGGATAGTTGTGGACTGAAGGATCGCTGCTCCGAGGAACTCATCCAGAAGGCGATTGGAATTTTGGACGTGAACGCATTCGAGGCGCACACTTGTTCTCTGCGTGGTCTCTACCCCAAAATGGGTATCATGGCGCATTCGTGCGTTACCAACGTGGCTCACACGGTGCATCCGAGTAAAGGTTACAG GCTCATTGCGAGGGCAGCGGTCGATATTGAGGAGGGTGCAATGTTGTGCACAACCTACACGCATTTGTTGGCCGGCACCAGAACCAGGCAGGCGGAACTCCAAAGAACAAAGTATTTCACCTGCCAGTGCAAGCGATGCCTGGATCCGACAGAGCTTGGGACGCACTTTAGCTCGATGAAGTGCCAAAAGTGTGACAACGGACTGGTCGAATCGACTAAGCCAACAG ACGAGGAAGCCGAATGGAAATGTACCCACTGCGAACACAAACTCAAAGGAGCCTTAATAGCCAAAGCCATTCAAGTTATGCAGGCGGAAATCGACGAACTAGCCTACATGGAGTACGGCTCAGAACGCCTGGAAAGCTTCGAACGGGTGTTCAAGAAGTACCGTAGTTTGCTCCACCCCCTCCACTTCATCAACACCTCAATTCGACACAGCCTGATCGAGCTGTACGGAAGAATCCCAGGCTACATGATGCAGGAGCTGCCCGACATCCTGCTCGAAAGAAAGATCGAGCTGTGCAAAGACATCCTTCGTGTGATCGACGTGTTCGAACCGGGAAAATCACGATCGCGTGCGATGTTGCTGTACGAACTGCACGCGCCAATCGTGGTGCTGGCGCAGTCCGAGTTTAGCCAGGGCAGTTTGGGGGGCGAACCGCTGAAAAAACGGCTGCAAGAAGCCGTCCGGCTATTGGAGGAATGTACGGAGATGCTAGAGTGGGAAGATCCTACAACGCCAGAGGGGACGTTGGCGGATGTGGCGAAACAGTCGCTGGTTCAGTTGAAACGAACGGTTCAAGTGCTGCCTTGA